One window of the Granulicella arctica genome contains the following:
- a CDS encoding ParB/RepB/Spo0J family partition protein, with translation MATSTETFAVLNISSSLRSRFDSGAYRIRACVGSKQAGEDSQRVDVHPYEEAQGVQRLLDMPGYDVATLVDKSGKSSAHVYTRLSLLQLVPSIAEAFSAERITASHANLLARLPQETQAEAFEQCWRKDWQDKEPHLLPAKHLSAWIQDNLYLALADAPFDKEDPTLIPPQELASLAPAAADTTRLCLLT, from the coding sequence ATGGCCACGTCGACCGAAACCTTTGCTGTCCTCAACATCTCAAGCTCACTGCGCTCCAGGTTCGATTCCGGCGCGTACAGGATACGAGCGTGCGTTGGATCCAAGCAGGCAGGGGAGGACTCGCAACGCGTCGACGTGCACCCGTACGAAGAGGCACAGGGCGTCCAGCGCTTGCTCGACATGCCCGGGTACGACGTGGCCACGCTGGTCGACAAGTCCGGTAAGAGCTCCGCACACGTCTATACGCGTCTGTCTCTTCTCCAACTCGTCCCGTCCATCGCCGAGGCCTTCAGCGCGGAACGTATTACCGCCAGCCATGCCAACCTGCTTGCTCGACTCCCGCAGGAGACCCAGGCCGAAGCCTTCGAGCAGTGCTGGCGCAAGGACTGGCAGGACAAGGAGCCGCACCTGCTCCCCGCCAAGCACCTTTCGGCATGGATACAGGACAACCTCTACCTTGCTCTTGCCGATGCACCATTCGACAAGGAAGACCCTACCCTCATCCCGCCGCAGGAGCTTGCATCACTTGCCCCCGCCGCAGCGGATACAACACGTCTCTGTTTGCTGACGTAA
- a CDS encoding single-stranded DNA-binding protein, translating into MFNKITLIGRLGQNAEAKTAQNSKEYAVLSIATQESWKNDKGNYENRTEWHRVYAWSHLSKFARTLQNGQLVTLEGKLKYREVEEDVEGVTFKHRIAEIHALSMKQLSKIEAAHDPSDGDGDE; encoded by the coding sequence ATGTTCAACAAGATCACGCTCATCGGACGCCTCGGACAGAACGCAGAAGCCAAGACCGCTCAGAACAGCAAAGAGTACGCCGTCCTCAGCATCGCCACCCAGGAGAGCTGGAAGAACGACAAAGGCAACTACGAGAACCGCACCGAATGGCATCGCGTCTATGCCTGGAGCCATCTCTCGAAGTTCGCTAGAACGCTCCAAAATGGGCAGCTCGTAACCCTCGAAGGCAAGCTCAAGTATCGCGAGGTCGAGGAAGACGTCGAGGGGGTCACGTTCAAGCACCGAATCGCGGAGATCCATGCCCTCAGCATGAAGCAGCTCTCGAAGATTGAAGCCGCCCATGATCCTTCGGACGGGGACGGCGACGAGTAG